Proteins encoded in a region of the Dryobates pubescens isolate bDryPub1 chromosome 14, bDryPub1.pri, whole genome shotgun sequence genome:
- the AGO2 gene encoding protein argonaute-2, with protein sequence MDIPKIDIYHYELDIKPEKCPRRVNREIVEHMVQHFKTQIFGDRKPVFDGRKNLYTAMPLPIGRDKVELEVTLPGEGKDRIFKVAIKWMSCVSLQALHDALSGRLPGVPFETIQALDVVMRHLPSMRYTPVGRSFFTASEGCSNPLGGGREVWFGFHQSVRPSLWKMMLNIDVSATAFYKAQPVIEFVCEVLDFKSIEEQQKPLTDSQRVKFTKEIKGLKVEITHCGQMKRKYRVCNVTRRPASHQTFPLQQENGQTVECTVAQYFKDRHKLVLRYPHLPCLQVGQEQKHTYLPLEVCNIVAGQRCIKKLTDNQTSTMIRATARSAPDRQEEISKLMRSASFNTDPYVREFGIMVKDEMTDVTGRVLQPPSILYGGRNKAIATPVQGVWDMRNKQFHTGIEIKVWAIACFAPQRQCTEVHLKSFTEQLRKISRDAGMPIQGQPCFCKYAQGADSVEPMFRHLKNTYTGLQLVVVILPGKTPVYAEVKRVGDTVLGMATQCVQMKNVQRTTPQTLSNLCLKINVKLGGVNNILLPQGRPPVFQQPVIFLGADVTHPPAGDGKKPSIAAVVGSMDAHPNRYCATVRVQQHRQEIIQDLAAMVRELLIQFYKSTRFKPTRIIFYRDGVSEGQFQQVLHHELLAIREACIKLEKDYQPGITFIVVQKRHHTRLFCTDKNERVGKSGNIPAGTTVDTKITHPSEFDFYLCSHAGIQGTSRPSHYHVLWDDNRFSSDELQILTYQLCHTYVRCTRSVSIPAPAYYAHLVAFRARYHLVDKEHDSAEGSHTSGQSNGRDHQALAKAVQVHQDTLRTMYFA encoded by the exons AGAAATAGTGGAGCATATGGTTCAGCACTTTAAAACCCAGATTTTTGGGGATCGCAAACCAGTGTTTGATGGAAGAAAAAACCTTTATACAGCAATGCCACTTCCCATTGGGAGAGATAAA GTGGAGCTGGAGGTCACgctgcctggagaaggaaaggacagaATATTTAAGGTGGCTATAAAGTGGATGTCCTGTGTGAGTTTGCAGGCTTTACATGATGCTCTTTCTGGTCGGCTGCCAGGTGTCCCGTTTGAAACCATCCAGGCACTGGATGTAGTGATGAGGCACTTGCCTTCCATGAG ATATACTCCTGTGGGGCGATCTTTTTTTACAGCATCGGAAGGGTGCTCAAATCCATTGGGTGGTGGCAGAGAAGTTTGGTTTGGCTTCCATCAATCAGTCAGACCTTCATTATGGAAAATGATGTTAAATATAGATG TATCTGCAACTGCATTTTACAAAGCACAGCCAGTTATTGAGTTTGTATGCGAAGTTTTGGACTTCAAAAGTAttgaagaacaacaaaaacctCTGACAGATTCCCAAAGGGTGAAGTTtaccaaagaaataaaag GTCTAAAGGTGGAGATAACACACTGTGGACAAATGAAAAGGAAGTACAGAGTGTGCAATGTCACCAGGCGACCAGCAAGTCACCAAAC ATTCCCACTTCAGCAGGAGAATGGACAAACAGTTGAATGCACTGTAGCTCAGTATTTTAAGGACAGGCACAAATTAGTTTTACGCTATCCTCATCTTCCATGTTTACAAGTTGGACAGGAGCAGAAACACACATACCTTCCTCTTGAG GTGTGCAACATAGTGGCAGGACAAAGATGCATAAAGAAACTCACTGACAATCAAACTTCCACTATGATTCGAGCAACAGCCAGATCAGCACCTGACCGTCAAGAAGAGATTAGCAAATTG ATGCGGAGTGCAAGTTTTAACACTGACCCTTACGTTCGTGAGTTTGGAATCATGGTCAAAGATGAAATGACAGATGTGACCGGCAGAGTTCTACAGCCTCCTTCAATCCTCTACGGAGGCAGG AATAAAGCAATTGCTACACCAGTTCAAGGAGTCTGGGACATGAGGAATAAACAGTTTCACACTGGAATTGAAATAAAAGTTTGGGCAATTGCATGCTTTGCTCCCCAGCGCCAATGCACTGAGGTTCATCTTAA GTCCTTTACAGAACAACTGAGGAAGATTTCCAGAGATGCAGGAATGCCAATCCAGGGGCAGCCATGCTTCTGTAAATACGCGCAGGGAGCGGATAGTGTTGAACCCATGTTCAGACACCTCAAGAACACTTACACTGGGCTGCAGCTCGTTGTAGTCATTTTACCAGGAAAAACACCAGTCTATG CGGAGGTGAAGCGCGTTGGAGACACTGTGCTGGGAATGGCTACACAATGTGTTCAGATGAAAAATGTGCAAAGAACAACACCCCAAACTCTGTCTAACCTttgcttaaaaataaatgtcaAATTAGGAGGCGTAAATAATATTTTGCTGCCGCAGGGAAG ACCACCGGTATTTCAACAGCCTGTCATATTCCTTGGAGCAGATGTAACTCATCCACCAGCTGGAGATGGAAAAAAGCCTTCCATTGCTGCA GTTGTAGGAAGCATGGATGCTCATCCTAATCGTTACTGTGCCACTGTTCGGGTCCAGCAGCACCGCCAAGAAATCATCCAAGATTTAGCTGCCATGGTGAGGGAGTTGCTTATCCAGTTCTACAAATCAACAAGATTTAAGCCAACTCGTATAATCTTCTACAGAGATGGTGTTTCTGAGGGGCAGTTTCAACAG GTTCTTCATCATGAACTGCTGGCTATCAGAGAAGCATGCATTAAACTGGAGAAGGATTACCAGCCTGGAATCACATTTATAGTTGTGCAGAAAAGGCACCACACCCGACTCTTCTGTACAGATAAAAATGAACGG GTTGGAAAAAGTGGTAACATTCCAGCTGGTACCACAGTGGACACAAAAATCACCCATCCATCAGAGTTTGACTTTTACCTGTGTAGTCATGCTGGTATTCAG GGAACAAGCAGACCGTCTCATTACCATGTCCTCTGGGATGACAATCGTTTCTCTTCAGATGAGCTGCAGATTCTTACCTACCAGCTGTGTCACACGTATGTACGCTGTACACGTTCCGTTTCCATCCCCGCACCAGCATATTACGCGCACCTGGTTGCCTTCAGAGCCAGGTATCATCTGGTGGATAAAGAACACGATAG tGCTGAAGGAAGCCACACATCCGGTCAGAGTAATGgcagagatcatcaagcacTTGCTAAAGCAGTTCAAGTTCATCAGGACACGTTGCGCACTATGTACTTTGCTTGA